The Xenorhabdus doucetiae genome has a window encoding:
- the epmA gene encoding elongation factor P--(R)-beta-lysine ligase: MNEIANWQPSAPIANLLKRAEILAEIRRFFADRGVLEVETPAMSQATVTDVHLVPFQTQFVGPGAAEGLTLYLMTSPEYHMKRLLAAGSGSIYQMGKSFRNEEAGRHHNPEFTMLEWYRPHYDMYRLMNEVDDLLQQILDCESAESLSYQQAFVRYLGVDPLTASKEKLREVAAKLDLSNIADQEEDRDTLLQLLFVMGVEPQIGIEKPTFIYHFPASQAALAEISKEDHRVAERFEVYFKGMELANGFRELTDSHEQRLRFEQDNRKREAMGLPVQPIDEHLLAALAHGMPECAGVALGVDRLIMLALGAERISEVIAFPVGIS, translated from the coding sequence ATGAACGAAATCGCGAATTGGCAGCCAAGTGCCCCTATCGCCAATTTATTGAAAAGGGCGGAGATCTTAGCAGAAATACGGCGCTTTTTCGCAGATCGTGGGGTGTTGGAAGTCGAAACGCCTGCTATGAGTCAGGCGACTGTCACCGACGTTCATTTGGTCCCTTTCCAGACACAGTTCGTTGGGCCGGGAGCGGCAGAGGGTTTGACCCTGTACCTGATGACTAGCCCTGAATACCATATGAAGCGTCTGCTGGCAGCCGGCAGTGGTTCCATTTATCAGATGGGGAAAAGTTTCCGTAATGAGGAAGCGGGTCGTCATCATAATCCAGAGTTCACGATGCTGGAATGGTATCGTCCGCACTACGACATGTATCGTTTGATGAATGAAGTGGATGATCTGTTGCAACAGATTTTGGATTGTGAAAGTGCTGAATCACTCTCTTACCAACAGGCCTTCGTGCGATATCTGGGGGTTGATCCCTTGACTGCAAGCAAAGAGAAATTGCGTGAAGTGGCGGCGAAACTCGATCTCAGCAATATTGCTGATCAGGAGGAAGATCGGGACACCTTGTTGCAGCTACTTTTCGTCATGGGTGTGGAACCCCAGATCGGCATTGAAAAACCTACATTTATCTACCATTTCCCTGCATCCCAAGCGGCATTGGCAGAAATCAGCAAGGAAGATCATCGTGTTGCGGAGCGTTTTGAAGTCTATTTCAAGGGCATGGAGTTGGCGAATGGTTTTCGTGAACTGACCGACAGCCATGAACAACGTCTGCGTTTCGAACAGGATAACCGTAAGCGTGAAGCGATGGGGTTGCCGGTTCAACCGATTGATGAACACCTGCTGGCTGCCCTTGCTCACGGGATGCCTGAATGTGCTGGTGTTGCATTGGGGGTGGATCGTCTGATTATGTTGGCATTGGGTGCTGAACGGATTAGTGAGGTGATTGCTTTCCCTGTGGGGATCTCATGA